A region from the Halichondria panicea chromosome 11, odHalPani1.1, whole genome shotgun sequence genome encodes:
- the LOC135343640 gene encoding fibropellin-1-like: MMTMFSCATTQCPEGTVCIDLRSGDMQVTGICLATNCANTNSCQSGDVCTLVPDEFRLDNISSVCVPGSVQFQLGTETCEQSDRVCPSRTICQEVFLDDLPGTICVLSQPPADCSQVNCREDEECLVVTSFASRSSVSCLPNNTFPLLLQILEFLGIVESSTATPTSVTSTELLTTLSGTLVPPTPSSNTSCPFTCSFGTTCEFLNGFPTCVQPTTCTDDFTAFCMQTGSVCRESNGTSRCVSPSSCEELATVSPCPNGSQCVVIPPFVFPGLNDTTATCLPLIGRSCEEITCSENEVCLVTELAERELTAAQCELSRNVISLIPETCATLQCNEGSVCVDLQINGFPVTGACLETNCGNSGNNTECDGGSRCIEVPSEFEIPAESLCVSFNVDPQLGTQTCAENGRVCESFQVCNEAFINGSIIGTACSQFSSIIASTCQASMCEDGEECILTTVEGFGTVQNCLSTEAADTSAMFFEFIFANI, encoded by the coding sequence ATGATGACTATGTTCTCATGTGCAACAACACAATGCCCTGAGGGAACTGTGTGCATTGATTTACGTTCTGGAGACATGCAAGTAACGGGGATATGTTTAGCAACAAACTGTGCGAACACTAACTCTTGTCAGTCGGGTGATGTCTGCACATTAGTTCCAGATGAATTTAGATTGGACAATATCAGTTCTGTCTGCGTTCCAGGTTCTGTTCAGTTCCAGCTTGGAACCGAGACGTGTGAGCAAAGTGATCGTGTATGTCCAAGTCGTACGATTTGTCAAGAAGTATTTCTTGATGACCTTCCTGGTACCATTTGTGTGCTTAGTCAACCTCCTGCGGATTGCAGTCAAGTTAACTGCAGAGAAGATGAAGAGTGCTTAGTAGTAACGTCTTTTGCTTCACGCTCTTCAGTTAGCTGTCTTCCGAATAACACTTTCCCTCTCCTCTTACAAATTTTGGAATTCCTTGGTATAGTGGAAAGTTCAACAGCAACTCCTACTTCAGTTACCTCAACAGAATTACTTACAACCCTCTCCGGCACTCTTGTTCCACCAACACCCTCGTCAAATACGAGTTGTCCCTTCACTTGCTCGTTTGGAACAACTTGTGAGTTTTTAAATGGATTCCCAACCTGTGTACAACCAACAACATGCACAGACGATTTTACTGCATTCTGTATGCAAACCGGTTCTGTCTGTCGAGAATCCAATGGCACATCACGATGTGTTTCTCCAAGCAGTTGTGAAGAACTAGCGACTGTGTCACCATGCCCTAATGGATCGCAATGTGTTGTAATACCTCCGTTTGTATTTCCAGGCCTTAATGATACCACAGCAACCTGCTTGCCTCTGATTGGTCGTAGCTGTGAAGAGATAACTTGTAGTGAAAATGAAGTGTGCTTAGTGACAGAGCTAGCAGAGAGGGAATTGACAGCTGCTCAATGTGAACTATCCCGAAATGTAATCTCTCTTATACCTGAGACGTGTGCTACTCTGCAATGCAACGAGGGAAGCGTGTGTGTCGATCTACAGATAAATGGATTCCCTGTGACAGGTGCATGCCTAGAAACAAACTGTGGAAACAGTGGAAATAACACGGAATGTGATGGTGGTAGTAGGTGCATCGAGGTGCCTTCCGAATTTGAAATACCGGCAGAATCGTTGTGTGTTTCTTTTAATGTGGATCCTCAGCTTGGAACTCAGACATGTGCTGAAAATGGACGAGTCTGCGAGTCGTTCCAAGTTTGCAACGAGGCATTCATTAATGGTAGTATAATTGGTACGGCTTGTAGCCAGTTTTCAAGTATCATTGCTTCAACTTGCCAAGCCTCCATGTGTGAAGATGGTGAAGAATGTATACTTACAACAGTTGAGGGCTTTGGGACAGTGCAGAATTGTTTATCTACCGAAGCTGCTGATACATCAGCAATGTTTTTTGAGTTTATTTTCGCAAACATTTAA
- the LOC135344290 gene encoding acetyl-CoA carboxylase 1-like, producing the protein MYREVENPRTKELVFENYDQSESGSLNGQKVNTPYPSKDHLQQKRYIAQSMGTTYVYDFLELFRQGVMKQWERYIGQVRRSRGDKLTLPNYDKVLNSTELVLDDQGVLREVNRVAGENEVAMVAWRVSMLTPQYPEGRDMIIIANDITNQIGSFGRARGGLIVPTGLSSQPGARNPETLHCCQQWGKDRPSRETQAAACT; encoded by the exons atgtacagggaGGTGGAGAACCCACGCACAAAAGAG CTTGTGTTTGAGAACTACGACCAATCAGAATCAGGGTCACTGAATGGCCAGAAGGTCAATACCCCGTACCCCAGCAAAGACCACCTTCAACAGAAGAGATACATTGCTCAATCCATGGGAACCACTTATGTGTACGACTTCCTGGAGCTTTTCAGACAA GGAGTGATGAAACAATGGGAGCGCTACATTGGTCAGGTGCGGAGGTCAAGAGGAGATAAACTGACTCTACCAAACTATGACAAAGTGCTCAACAGTACAGAGCTAGTGTTGGATGATCAAGGGGTGCTCAGAGAGGTCAATAGGGTCGCTGGCGAGAAtgag GTTGCCATGGTAGCATGGCGTGTAAGTATGCTGACTCCGCAGTATCCAGAAGGCAGGGACATGATCATCATTGCCAATGATATCACGAATCAGATAGGGTCGTTTGGCCGGGCCCGAGGAGGACTGATTGTTCCAACAGGCCTCAGCTCTCAGCCGGGAGCAAGGAATCCCGAGACTCTACATTGCTGCCAACAGTGGGGCAAGGATAGGCCTAGCAGAGAAACTCAAGCAGCTGCTTGCACATAA